TAAGTAATCTTAAGTGCCCATGTAGATTCAGTGCTGAGCTGCCACCTCAGGGATTTCAAGGTGGTTGCTACTGAACTCTCAAagtttatttcaataaaactgTCCTCCAAAGTGCCTGGGATTATAGCAGTTTTCATAGATGGCTTCTGTTGCTGCCAAATCATAGCTCTTAGAGCCAAGACACAGCTCTTCCTCAGATATTCCAAGAGTTTACAGCTCACAAACTTCTGTACCCATTGTTTACTCCTCAGTGGCTTCTTTGGGTATTCACTGGGTCACAGTTGATCAAGATGTGGTTGTCACTTGGCCATGCTCGCTCTGTGTGCTGTCACTGATCAGATTTATAAAGTACATCAAAAAATGCATGTTCTTCTAAAAAACCATGTTGAAGACATTTGAATCCTGTCACCACTATTCTAAAAGTCTccagaaactttaaaaataaaatgtagttTCAAGCAAGTCACGTAGAGCACTGGATCCAACACTGGTCCTGTGCTTTTAATCCAGTACTGTGTTTTAGAGCAACTGAAACCATTTTTTAACTGTATGCATGTAACAAAAAGCTTGCTGAGTCCTTGACTGAACTTGCTCTACCCTAAGACCTCCAACACAAACAATGTACAGACACATCTTACAGGCAGCACTCAAAGGATGCTGCAAACTGTAGCAAAAACAACCCTAAACGATCTAAGTATGAAAGAGATGtctttattctgtttcattGCATAATTTACACTCGCACATTAAAGGACTCTTACTAAAAACCACTGAACTTAATCAAATGTAAGTGATTACTAGGTTGTGCAACGTGTCAACCAATACGTTATGTGCAACTACAGAAACAATGCTGTCCacaaaaaatgacaacaaaTATACAGAcctaaaaaaatacacattattttcataaaataaattattcccaTCTAATTGAGGACTACAAAACAGGCAATTTGTTTGCAGGGGATATTTAATTACTTCTCACATTCACCCATTTCTGCTGTTACTTTTCCCTTTAAGAAAATACTGAGACAGGGTTCAATTAAGTATTTCTGAttgctttatttgtttgtgAATACTCTGAAAGCCTCTGATCATTGAACATATAAAGAATCAaaaattttagttaaaaaaataaaagtcttaATTATACATATCATGCTGAACAGTTCAGAAACATCATAGTTTGGACCACCTTGCTTCTCATCTTCCCTTTTGTGTTAACACTGCTACTATGTTTAGTAATCACACTTGCAAAAGTAAATCTTTTGAGCAGTCCAGAAATCTGAAATTCACCCTTTCAGTTGATTCTTGTTAGATAATTACtatgagaaacagaaaggatGCAGGGTCACGTTTTAAATTGTGGTCAAAGTTTGTCTTCTTTTGAGCTACAAACCTTACAAGGCAAAGCCAGGAACACTTTAAAGGCACCATTCAATCAACTCATTTTCCAAAAGTCCAAGTTCATTCTCTACtttaacaaaattaattccCTACAAGTTACCAATTCAGTGTATTTTAGCAGGGCACTGTTTCAAGATCATTAAACAGGTCATTCAGGAGGTTAGGTTCCATTACCATCAATCTGATGTGTTACAGAAATATTGATTAAATTGCTATGGAAGTAAAAATACTGCTGGCATCTTTGGCTGGTTAGAAATCAAAAGGAACTTTTGCAATTATATTTACAGTGTGAGAACTGAAACCAAATGATGCTTTATTGATGGTATAGAAGTTTCCATTTTTAAGTATGTCTTTCAGAAAGCCTTCACTGctgaattattaatgaaaatatttcggGAACTGTTCTGTTCATGTAACACTTACGCACAGGTCTCAGGTCTAACGGGGGAGGGTTTTTAATGCTCTGCAATTCTGTTTACACCTCTGCTTTGAAGATCTTCAACAAATGTCAGTTTGCCCTCAGAGTTAGGTCTGACCAGCTCATAGATATTCGGCAGCCACAGTCTATCCCTTTATTACCAGCTTTTCTGTGGGTTGTGGAATACAATAGGAAGCAGAACTTCCACCCAGTATCCTGGGATTGGATATCCTTGCTATGGAAAGAGAGGACTCCTTCACCTAGAGCATGCAGTAGAACAGACTTATCTGTTTGATTAATCCAACAAAGTTCACTTCAGAGCTCTACAAGCACTGAGGTCTTACtatttccctcctctctcctcctcctaaTCACCAGGGGTAGCAGATTAACATATGGATTTCCACCCTATTCACATTTATGAGTTCCAGAAGgttcttttaaaaggaaatcatATCAAATTTAAATCAATATGATTTGATGAGGCAAAGGGAATTCTGGGCTTCCAGACCCTCCTCGTTCCATTACTTTTGTTCATCAATGGTTTTCTTGAAAATATCAAGAATTTGTTTCTATTAATACTTTTTACAATAAACAGCATGGAAAAGTTAATGATATACCTGAATGCTTATCTAAATATTTTGCAATATCTGTAAACAATGTAAAAGTACTAGGAATTTACTTTCCCCTTTAGGTTTAAAGTGTAATCATTTGCTTTAACAGAAAgaaggctgcaccattctcttAACGATGTACAGAGACCAGTTAACCTAACCACACCTTCTTATATTTGTTCAGAAGGGCACCAGGGCATCCATTTAGGCACAAGCATTCTTAAGAGACACTGGTGGAGCAGTGTGATCAACTTCAGGATTGGTACTAATACAGTTACTGAAGTAACAACactaatatttaatttttcattagcCAACAGTTCATTTTCCTTAAGTACATGGTAAAGCTAACCGACAGAGTTGCAATTTCCTATCAAACCATGAAAAAAACTGCTCAAAAAATTGCTAAAAGGCTTGTTTTGACATAAAGCTTATTTTGTTGTAACgtaattaaacttttttttttttaactgtggaAAAGTGCATAATTTCCATAACTGGAATGGAGTTCTCGTGAAGCTGTTCACAGGGAAAACTTAATTAAAGCACCCATTTTCAACAGTTTGCAGCCTATTATAAAACATACATGTATTCCAGGGACGCATTTCTAGAatgctggttttattctttcctcGTGAAGGTCACAGACGAGTTCCATCTCTATTACCTTGGACTGACAGACACCCCTCTGACACTCCTCAtatcccagccctgctcccaccacACCCCCAGCTGTTTGTTCCTGTCCAGTGACTTTCAGAACAGGGCTCCTCACCAAATCCACCCGAATCACAATTCTGAAGAACACCATGGTTTCTTTGTACCAAGTCTAGCTGCCTTTTCAAAAGGCTCAGTTAATGATACCAAGAAATTTGTTAACAAAACCTGAAAACCCCACATTATTTAAGAACTCCTTTAATACATACCAGACAATTTATTACATTTgagttaaaaaagcaaaatcctaTGTATAATCCAGGTAATTGAGGTCACACATATAATATCAGAGAGCACAATTTCAGCTCTCCAGAAAACTACATACCGTTTCTGTGAAATCCCTGAActggattttcatttttatgtttccaGGCATAAGTACTGCAAGTTGCATTCTGACCAAATACTGTActgtctggttttgctttttggaaACAGGATTGCTTCTCTGGAGATCTTGTTCTCAGCAACTGATTGTCCTTGTGGTTTAAAATGGAGCTCTCCTAGgtcaataaagaaaaattagttttaaaactgttttaaatccTAATCCAAATGGGCTAAGTTGGGATCTAGCAATTGAAAGACCAGCAGTGGAAGAAGAAAGCTGCATGATGTGGATGAGTCTCTAGGACAGGTTTGATATTTGAGACAAACAATTCTCATTATTACATTCACATGTATAATCCATGTCCAACAGAGTACTATGGCAATACCTCACAGCAGATGGCCATTTTTAGCCATTAAAGATAAAATATCCATCTGTTCTTCCAGTAATCTTAAGTGAGTTCAAAATTCGATGTCAGTGGCCTGCAAGACACTGTCAATCTGCTCTTTACCTTGGCAGAGAAGTGGCTTTTAGCATGTCAGACATAGAAGTTACGTCAGGGCTGAATGAGCTTGCCAGTACTGTCTCCCCTTAAAAATCTGTAAACAATACTAAGTTGTAAACCATAAACTCTTACGTTTATAAGACTGCAAGACTAATTACTAAGTGAGAGATGACTTTGACTTTCTCCTccaattagaatcatagaatcaccaggttggaagagacccaccggatcatcaagtccaaccattcctatcaatcactaaaccatgtccctcagcacctcgtccacccgtgccttaaacacctccagggaaggtgactcaaccacctccctgggcagcctgttaaatTAAACTAGCCTTGCTTCCCATTCtctggaagaaggaaaactCCTTCCCACCAGTCATAAGATTGAGCTTGGGAGCCTTGgctggaaaaaatattgttttctgcagttttttggtttgtttgtttttaagattGGTCTAAGTAATTAAACAACTACACAAGCAGAAAGTTCCCCACCAAGTCCCCACACCAGCTATGGTCTACGAAACTTGAGGCTAGTTTATGAAAAGAGGAGGCAGacaatttttcaaaaaaaaacatgtttctccCCAGgcaacatttaaaacatttaaaaacttagcaataaaaaaaaaaaggaggaagaacaacaaacagaaaagaaaaaaataagagctaGAGCACAAGGCATCTGCCATAAGCAGCCTCAACTACTTTTTATGGAGATACTTTAGTTTTCTCTGAAACTACCTTTGGCTTTGTCATGGAACATGTTAATTTTATTGCCAGCTTACAATAATTGTCctgcatttatttcttgctttcaacCTAACACTTTAAATGATACTAGGTGAACATGCTCTGTTGTCATCCGAcagtctctcccctccctcaggcttgctgaaaataaattaaatagggAATGGATGCTTTAGATGGGAAGCCTATCACTTTTGTATCACCATTTAACACCTACCTTTGTTCTAAGAAGCTGAGATTTATTCTGAAGCATGTTGGTATTCACATCATTTTCTCTGCAACTGTTTTCAGTCCCCACAGCATCCATAATGCTGCTTCCACATGTCTGCGTATTGTACCCACTGTCCACCTGAAAGCAAGAAGCAAGGCTTTAAAAACAGACTGCAATTTTTCACCAATTTTTCACCCTCAGATTCTCATACCTGATATGACTTGCATTTAATTATCAGAACTTAATCCAACAAACCAACTACCACCAGTTAATAGCAAACAAATTGAAAACTGGCCTGTCAGATTTAACTTGGATAAAGTTAAATGTGTTACTGTCCACAATAAcactaaaataatttatgattGCTATGCTAAcaccactgagaagaaaaaggggaTGGGAAAGGAATAAGAGACACAATACAACCTGCATGCCACATCCAGTAAGAGAATATAGACAGTTACTTCCAGAATGGCATACATaacagagaagcaaaattaaaaaaaaaaaagtttacattTACCTGAATACTACTGTTGTCACAGGGAattgtgctgctttctgcaagGGGTGACATGCACATGCGAGAGTTTTCAATACTGAAAGTAATCCCTGTCATAAAGCTGGTCATGGGTGCATTGCTGTTGCCAACTGTGTCTTTTATCCAAGTGTTTTCCTCTGATGCTTCAGCAGCATCAGCCATATCTActgtattattttcctttgagccTTCTATATCCTGAAGCGACAACAACCTTTGATGACAAGCTTCCGTGCAATTTGGTGTGATAGACATAGTTGCTACAACGAGATGTGTACCATGTGCAAAAGTATCACCGTCTTGCTGACATAGGTTTACTCCGTTAACCATTTCTGGGAAGCCAGTTTCTGCTGGAGAAGcattttccttgtcttcctcAGCCTCGCTATGATTTTCAACTGTAATTGGTATTCTAATGACAGAAGTCTGATACTGGGCAGTTCCTCTACATGCTCCAAGTCTCATAGGAGAGCAATTTTTAATTGGAGAACAACCATCTATATAAGGAGTTCTTGTACTTGGAGGTGTCATTCTATTTGAGGAAGAAGGAATATCTGGGGAAcagaatttaaattttctttggtctgttcacagaaaagaaaaaaaaaaacaaaaaaacaaccaaagtTAGTCTATTCTTTGTCAGATGgagatagaatcataaaaccactgaagttggaaaagatctctaagatcatcaagttaaATCAACACCaacgtgcctactaaaccacatcctgaagtgccacatctacaagtTTTTTGAACAGCTCCAGAGATTAAGACTCCACTGcttacctgggcagcctcttccaatgctccACCACTTTCAGCAGAGAATTTTTATTTACtagccaatctaaacctcccttgacacaacttgaggccatttcctgttGTCCTAGTCAAGTTAGTCATCAACCTCAAAACCCTACAGTCTTCCAATAGTTTTATCAGACTACCTAGTATTTCACTGAGCATGGCCTCCCAGCTCCAAAGGGGAATTTAAACTGCATTTCAATTATCAGTGTAAAGGCAAGTTTTCAATCCTGTTTTAACCACTAAATGTGTTTCCTATGACACAGCTTCTTGTATTGAAGGCCTTCCATTTTCAAATGGCAATACCACAAGTAGTTCACAAGAAAAACATGTGAAGGCTTGTTCTGTGGctttcttccaaaaataaaatatatagttGCACAGATTCTatagaaatttaaaagaatGCAGGGTAGGAAtaaaattttcaagaaaatcaAACCTATCCAATCTCCATGTGTAATGGTGGTGAAACACCACAAAGCTCAGAGCAGAGTTGCATATAAATGTGATGTTAAATCTTTCCAGACAATGGATGAAACaaaatatagacattttctaGAGCAACAAGGACAAAATGTCTACTATTTCTTCACCAGACAGTTTTATTTCAAGTAATCTTGATGTCACATGATTTGAAAACGTAAGCTACGATCTTTGTCCAATGAAAATGCTTCCAGAATGCTAAAGCAGAACTGTGACCTGATGTAGTTCAGGCATGAGTTTAAACATCCTCATCACACGAGATTAAccctttaaatttttttcattcctattATGACTCAattccttcttttaaaagatttccCCTAGCCCTTCTTTTGCAAGCAGATACACCTATATCATTAAGATATTTCACCGCTAAACAGTAAATGTGTCATACAGGAGGAGTCTGCTGGTCTGCCAAGCACAGTAAGTCACCTCCAAATAGAAAAAAGTTTGGTTAAGAACACATCACTTTTTAATATCAAAGTATATAAATCAACAAACacacatataaaaaaatacatatataattaAATCATACCTGACAGTGGTGTCTTTCTTATATGAAAAGGAATTGGTGAAAATGTAGAACCATTTTCTGCAGGAGATCCCTCTGGAAATGGGGGACTGGTTATACTTCCCAGACTGTAAGTCCTTGTTCCTCCCTGAATAGGACTTGAGGAAAATTGACCctttggtaaaaaaaataaataaaaaaggcatGTTTTCATAATGTAAACTGActaatacacacacatatataaagtattctaattaaaaagcttaatacagcagcactgaggaaaGCAAATCCTCTGCAACTGCTCAGTGACAATCTCTATCATTAGTTTAGCTTAAATATTCCAGTTGCAGCTCTTCACTTGGACTTTATGCCTCCACACAGGATAAGAGCAGTGGACTTAAACTGTCATATAATGCCAACTAAGACTATAATATCTGTACTACTTAAGAACTATGAAAAGCCTAAATGGGGAATTAATGCTATTAGTGTATAAAGCCAAGCATTTAAACTCAGTTTCTTACTCATAACAATGCAGATGAAAGCCAGCCACTATCTATATTTGAATGGAATCCATGTTATCAAATTATTTAACTCAGCAGCAGACAAAATACTTTTCcccaagagaaaaagaatagtgGTTGTGATCTTGCTTAAGAATATggtacaaaaagaaaattcactttCAGCAGTACAGTTATGTTGTAGGAATTCTTTACTAGGTTAACATAACGAGTACTTTTTCTTCCTAAGCCACACTCTTTGCTGGGgtaacattttttaaacacacttCAGCTGCCAAACAGATGAAACTATGGCACCTAAAAGAGTTTAGCTGTGCTATGTCCCCTGGGGAATAAGATTCACGTCgcttaatttaaagaaaaccagACCTTATGGTCTGTTTTCTAATAAATGTCTATTCACTGGAAATCTCTGATCAAtggaatagaaaaaaacctTATATAGCACTGTGTTCAAAGACCTGCAAGTCATTCCTTCCACCATAAATGAGTTTATGAACTAGAAGGGAAATAATTATACCACTTTCTCATATCAAATAGTATTTCAGACAGCAGttcatgcatttaaaaatgcctttatttTGTATATGCATTTTATGCAAAAAATAGTTTCAACATACTTTCAGTAAGTCTTGAATATGTATCAGTTTCTACTTCCTTCTCCtaatataaaattaaagtaTAATTCCTTCTATACAAAAGAACAGCAGCACAACATAAGAATTTGATATAATAAAGAGTCAGTAATGTATTctttcaagacttttttttgttcccataatgtttttcctgaatttgaaagaaaacaacaacccTTTGGTCTAATACCGTACTCtcccatattaaaaaaaatggttgtTCATCATCAAGTCTGTTAGAACACAAAATCTGTAAAACCTGCTTTAAGAATCACTCTTGTGTCAGCTAGGTCACATCCCATCCAGCCCCCAAGCCAGGCTACTTACTGAGCTAGATGTTTCCAGAGGGCTTCTGCACCGAACTGGAGATATGTCAATTGAACAAATCACTCCAAGTGCCTGACTGCTGCATGGACTATGTAGAGAAGGGGACAAACACTCGGATACGCTTCCATTTTCTTCTAGAAATAGCTTTCTTCTGAGTGATGAAGAGCTCAGATTTTCCTGAGACTGATCTGCAAATTCATCCGTTCTAAAATATTCACCTAGAAATGTGGAGAAGTTGTTTCCGATAAGaatgcaagaaataaaaacatcgTCCACTACAGAGACATATATAACTAAATTAAAACACTTAATCTAATTTATCAACACAGCAGGTAATTAAACTTATCCCAAAGAACCACTTGTTGTCATTACAAAAAGTCGACCCTGTCTACAAAGGTTCCACTTCTGCCTATCATCCTTTGATACAGAgcctgcattaaaaaaaaaaatattgactaAGCATCTACTTACTGGCCTTCTCTCAAATTTGTATTACTCTTCACATTTGACTTGTGAAAAATGGGTTATTATACTACTCAAGAAACACTAGACCCTTTTTCAGGCATCCCATGTGCTTTGATGGTCATCATGATACAAAGGCAAACTAGATTCAACTcgaagaaaatgaaagcaacaaGCAGTTTACAGTAGAAAAGCACAGAGATGGTAACAAAGAAGCTTTACAATGTACTGAGACATTTCTTGTAGATTAAATTTCTCATAAATTCACAAACTATACATTGATGGAAGCATTTTTAAGACAAAACTCAAAAGCAATAGATATGGTTGtggttttcagttttaattttgatGATCCACAATCAGGGTTGTGAACTTCAACACTGGGATAGAAAGAAGCCAAAAAAATGAGGTGGCCATACGCACTATGCCCATATTTGAACTGTTGAGAACAAGCCTTTCCAGCCCTCTTGCCTGATAAGCTGACAACAAATGCTTGATACAGCAGTTACAATCAGACTGTTAATTTGGACTTCTTGTCTCCCCACTGGGCCATCACGGCTTTTTTCTGCCTCCGCACAACTACTAGTCACAACCACGGCTTCAGTTAAATTAATGGCACAGAACTAGAGCACAACTTTGCTCAAGGCAAGGTTGGGCTATGAGCCTTGATGTCCAGCAATCTGCAAGTCTAACAGCTTTGCCAAGTTAAATAACTGCTCTGTTCTGGAGAGGCAGGGTGTCTTCTGCTGAATACCTTTTATGCATTCAGAATTGTTAAGCGATTTCCAACTGTCCTCCATATCCTTTCCCTTTTAAATTATATGATTTGAGTGTAAACATAAAGATAAGTCATATGTCCCACGCAACACACAATAACATCTATTTAGAACACATACTTTAAAACTCTCATTCATACATTAGGTTTTCAACATTTCTTAAgaccaaaaaccccaaagaataCAAACCCAAGTTTTCTAATTAGACATTTATAATTAAATTTAGATATTGCATGACATACCTAGTATTTTCTCTAAATTAAAATCCACTGGCAAAGACAGTACTGTCTGGCAAGCAGCTGCAatgaataaaaccaacaaaattaGCTTGCAGTGACCATTTACTAGAACTGTAGAAACAAAAAATCACTTTCAAATTGCACTGGAATTGAGCTATTTAAGTTAAAGTTGCAATAAGAAAAAGTGTTAATTACAGCTAGGATCCCAATTCGACAACACCATATGCAGCATTCTCAGGCATAGAGATAAAACAAGGATTGTAACATAAAAGCCTCTAGAGACATTCTTAACTGAGGAAAGAGGtctctgaagaaagaaaggattCAAAACAAAATGGGAGAAAGATCAGAAAAACACCCTGGAGGAAAACATTACTTAGTTATCTGAAATGAAATAGTTTAAAAGATGCCTTAAGATTTCTGCTATTTATTTGGCAGAGAAAGCAGTAAAGATTCTCTAACCCAAAATGATCCAACACATTAAAGGTTCCTTGAAACTGTAATTTACCCATAAACCTGAGGCTTATATGCACTTTAATATAGAAAAAGTGCATATATTGAACTGGAAAAAATGCTCTCTAAAGTCTACAGAGGACTTTTACTTCtgagaaaatatgaaagagTATAATAGAATTAAATTACTATGAGGTAATTATAATGAATAGTATCACACAGTTCCAAGAAAAAAGTTTCTACAgtaatattaacaaaaaaattcccttttgaaattaaatagcCATTAAAAATGGTTTATTTCACTTCAAAGAAAGCCTGTGATTTCAGACGTTGCCTTTTACCCACCATTGCTTTTCCCAGGCTGCAAAGTTAGCTG
This genomic window from Phaenicophaeus curvirostris isolate KB17595 chromosome 1, BPBGC_Pcur_1.0, whole genome shotgun sequence contains:
- the BORA gene encoding protein aurora borealis isoform X2; amino-acid sequence: MGDTREAKMQITPETPGRVTFLNPFESPSDYYTLQEQIVSSPLVFKSTKSSSTPGKFRWSIEQLALINPVEIDSEDVRRQAMHLSHARIDKETEDRRQKAIEEFFTKRLIVPSPWTEHEGKQVSQFNSTRTIDLNSISPIGRQLTLQPGKSNAACQTVLSLPVDFNLEKILGEYFRTDEFADQSQENLSSSSLRRKLFLEENGSVSECLSPSLHSPCSSQALGVICSIDISPVRCRSPLETSSSGQFSSSPIQGGTRTYSLGSITSPPFPEGSPAENGSTFSPIPFHIRKTPLSDQRKFKFCSPDIPSSSNRMTPPSTRTPYIDGCSPIKNCSPMRLGACRGTAQYQTSVIRIPITVENHSEAEEDKENASPAETGFPEMVNGVNLCQQDGDTFAHGTHLVVATMSITPNCTEACHQRLLSLQDIEGSKENNTVDMADAAEASEENTWIKDTVGNSNAPMTSFMTGITFSIENSRMCMSPLAESSTIPCDNSSIQVDSGYNTQTCGSSIMDAVGTENSCRENDVNTNMLQNKSQLLRTKESSILNHKDNQLLRTRSPEKQSCFQKAKPDSTVFGQNATCSTYAWKHKNENPVQGFHRNARISNPRILGGSSASYCIPQPTEKLVIKG
- the BORA gene encoding protein aurora borealis isoform X1; the protein is MGDTREAKMQITPETPGRVTFLNPFESPSDYYTLQEQIVSSPLVFKSTKSSSTPGKFRWSIEQLALINPVEIDSEDVRRQAMHLSHARIDKETEDRRQKAIEEFFTKRLIVPSPWTEHEGKQVSQFNSTRTIDLNSISPIGRQLTLQPGKSNAACQTVLSLPVDFNLEKILGEYFRTDEFADQSQENLSSSSLRRKLFLEENGSVSECLSPSLHSPCSSQALGVICSIDISPVRCRSPLETSSSGQFSSSPIQGGTRTYSLGSITSPPFPEGSPAENGSTFSPIPFHIRKTPLSDQRKFKFCSPDIPSSSNRMTPPSTRTPYIDGCSPIKNCSPMRLGACRGTAQYQTSVIRIPITVENHSEAEEDKENASPAETGFPEMVNGVNLCQQDGDTFAHGTHLVVATMSITPNCTEACHQRLLSLQDIEGSKENNTVDMADAAEASEENTWIKDTVGNSNAPMTSFMTGITFSIENSRMCMSPLAESSTIPCDNSSIQVDSGYNTQTCGSSIMDAVGTENSCRENDVNTNMLQNKSQLLRTKESSILNHKDNQLLRTRSPEKQSCFQKAKPDSTVFGQNATCSTYAWKHKNENPVQGFHRNGM